gttaaaacatagacgtTCGGTCGTAATTTTTCTATACGTTCGGTCAAAAAAAAATAGGGAATGGGAAGAATCTCAAATTCAACAGAGAATACAGATAGGAATATGCAAACACAAATTACGATAATATTGAATCATAAAGCATTTTGCTGCTACCATACAAGCTACCCATAGTTTCTCCATAAGCTATAAGTCCCAAATCTTCATCCTCTGGAGTTTTCGATCATGGAACACGAACAAATGGAGAAATTGATTGATGAAACAAGAGATATTTATCCTAGATATAGGTGGATAACATGTGAAAAGCATTTTAAATTGGAATAGTTCTGGGAATTATGAATAGTGATTAATAGTGAATCAtaatttggtgtagaaatttactgcaggggtctccaaccttttttatccaagggccacattgtcAATTCTCgggaggcttagagggccaataacatGGATGTACatggaatttgacttgtggaGACACACACGATGGGGGTTTTGgggggtgtaaaattattatatatccattaaaataatatttaacgtttacttatgaattatttatttatttatcacatcgtgtacaaatacttaacatgaggaaaggcacaacaggctcatgcccaaaactgtcccatttccaatttatactatactgtccaaatcaaaatgttggttatgtcactttcacatataaaaatacaatttacgctcttcgaTACTAAGATAAACGAGTAGATTTTGAATCCATTGAGTAAATCCATTTtgagtaaattttatttttatacagagtccaatttattgagtgtaaaaaggtcataaaaaacttgacaatgcatgaacttagcaagttaaacaaaataataataagattcttaaataagacaacttgacaatacacgaattcacaaaatgttaccaagctaaaagagaatacttatttttattgagaagaTTGAATTTGTTTTCCACTTAAAATGTCCGCCCATTTGTCATGTACGTCATGTACAGTCCGTGCAGATCATTTGCTAATATCTCGCAATGGTTGATCACTGCTTGTTTAaagctaattttacacttattaagaaatggagtggctGGTAAGAGAAGATTACTGGactcacagttgttgtcaaaaatgtgtatgaatatatatttttaaaaatatgttgcaataactctcggcgggccggacaaaattCATCCGTAGTggcgggccgtaggttggagagcaCTGATTTACtgtatcaaaatatttgaagagaAAGAACAGTCATTCTGCCCAACGTCTTCCTCTCCTAGATCCAATCAGTCGTATACTGTTTGATGTATTCGAAATCGAATTTCGACACTTCACagacaataaatcaataataaataaatcaaataacGGTGATTAGGAAATAATTGAGGAATAATTGATATCAATTGCCATTGATAGGATATTGAACCCAAACTCAACTCTGAGTCCCTCTTGCATAGAAACGTAGCTTCACACCGCATTGAACGATTTAATAACATTGGACACGATAATCAACATCCAATATGCAATTCCCATGTCGCAAGTACTTGATTGTTGAAGCATTTAGGATTGAGCAAGGAATAATGTGCCAATATCGTGGGGTACTTGAAGCGGATGACCTGCATTACATGGTAGCAATCCAATTTTATGTGCGACGACGATGCTATTGTCGGGGTTGAGCTAGACTAGTCTCGAACTATTCTAAAAATTCCCCAATATCATCTCGTGAATGGCTGGAACAGGTGTCTTCCTTTTACGGATATTGGCCACTTCAACAATGGTTGCTTCACGTATCACGTGATTCAATGTTGTAATGGCGGGTGGTTTCATCACAGTGCTTGCTTTCTTGCTCATCTCTTCAGGAGCGTCTTCTAGTATAATAGTCTGGCATTATTGTGCTGTGCTGCAATTCTTGCTACAAACACAGGTTTCTATATGGAGAAGAATATTTCGTTGGCATGAGTAGCTGCAGGCTATCCGCTGAAACTACACAGATTTTCAGTGCAGATGCcgaatatttcaattcaattcaaatcaaatcaaatcaatttattttccatttttacaatatatacagagcatgaaattaCCATACTTACTGAAATAATTAccatataactaaaaaatcacaatcataccctgaagaacattacaaaaatcaatatatatatatatatatatatatatatatatatatatatgggaaATAATCCCAAAGCttacaaaaacctgtttgggcagaaaaaactacttaaaataaaaaagaagtgTTACAGTTAACAAAGCAAATTAAGAAAGagtaaaaaaatctaaaaagaCAAGAAAAAAAGGAAAGAGAACTTCAGTATCAGTTTAACATTATTAAAATACTAACAATATTACACTATACACaatgtcacgtggtaatttgaaaccaccaaatatttctaaatgagccaataaaatgtaatagaactataaaattggaaagaaggttagacctatctaaagagtaaatcaactcaaatcaagtattattagtgattaggagtaatagcattatcaacaacgataagaaaacatgtattattgtgatttaataattatgagaactcattggtaagatcaaaaaattataaagcggcataattattattggcggattacaaaaataaaataaaataaaatgcatgaacattgaggttagagttacttgtttacgttttgaaaagaattagtcgatctggataaatcgataattatccgaaccaatactgaatgaatcagctgattattcgatcaacccatatgaccggttgaatcatataaaattcactcataaaggatatattatgtatactaaaggaagtcgatgtgtagaaatacaaatagctattatttctgtataatatttattataatctaaaaaagcatgataaatcaagagtataaaaaactcatataaaaactaaatgtattatctattaaaatcgtatgttacgatttatttatgaattcaatttaagataaataccccatatatctgtataaaaacttcttttattaaattttttctattgtaaagccgaggaagccctgattcccaaggcaaccaattgtattgagtctattaaattgagggccaatcagagagtagcttatagaattattctaggaagaagcaaatttttctgaaaacctctttcttctggcttaagatcccaacccgagaggatgcacatggagtttagggtcttttcttattccttttaaaaattttttaatgaattattaagccaaacccttttttaaatgtaatgtatgtttgttgaatgttaattgtttgtgaactcagtgctgtcaaggagttcgtaattgtaaagattcccataaaaatagctttaattcgaaagaaacttataaaaatctggatcacacgttagcccagcagtgacgaaaaggagcctacctaattaattattggaaataattaattcaatccacgagaacatccagaacttcagtcagtgagtgataagtcaaaccaaatgagctcatttgtctacgttcagtggggtaataattaataaaaaagcgctattccaattaattagagttaaaataaaaagtcaccacgtgttgaacaatatcacatagttcacaagaacattttataaatttatttattatatgtaggaagcttacttccatgcactgcccgaattcatattaaaagccctgagatctcatgttcgaatattaatttattaaatattaattttgtttattgaacaaaatataccatatcaaacttatagaccgaacaggtttttatctgcagaatttgtattgattggaagtctaagtaccagtattaaatataatatatttatgaatttgaaattcattattgtgaatattagcaaagcctgtgataattattcagattttaaaaatagattatttaagtgaattatagttatatcgaatattttatgcacattttttctatgggaatatattttgtgttttatgtcagcatacaaatcatagaaatttattttatcctagttcatctcgtgttatatagtttgagctgttttggtaccaacaaatattctagcagcacttaaaatcatagaatcaaataatattaaccttattcagagcactcaatatttatcatcctttgatgatattcatttcatcagccagaacaaatatattaagaaattatattaataaggttccagttatatcatataaggatccagagagcttcaagaactggcgttgtaagttctaaggaattttgaaagggtatattggtgaatacttgtactcacgacgagcgttttaagaatcaactagaaacaactatagttggtcctgattattctttagtggtacatggttactgataatcagtcatcaaatattcttttaatttccttactggtattcttcaagaacttcatagaagcagcggtaagaattatcaatacctggtccttgaaccttatggtgattatttgtatttataaaattcatgtttctaccactgagctagagctgaggtttgaacccagtaattttgcgagccggaaggccttaattttttgtgaatttattcgcaaaagagggaatttagagactgctcttataaataccagaaacatcgtattatctgtgaaggaattgcaatctacaacttctcacaatagcttcataacgtgggactctatcataagagataacccccccaggagcacaacttcacacaatggcacccaaccagtggagcatgaggaaaagcttacctactcaatcttactatcaatgattaaagaaattattgataaaactgaaagctgcaagaaacataatctgaagttgtttcgtcaagatatatctgatgatttattgtaagtttctggctaaaataattgagttgctcttcaaattaaaatttttcaagctgcataaatacagacaaactgtatcacaggAGTTTGagaacataattctcataatagagaaaattggatggaaatttccataaaagttatagtaaaaattttgattttgatctttgaatctagacattgtatgctgaccagggttataggttatttgaggcattataatactatcgttattcaggaggataagaccctaattaaaattttaagaactatattagtgtaatttgtaagccatatctgtctatgttgataagcgtacctgtagcactcgaaggtctttttgtaatatatgtacatgacacttgaaacttcaacacaacacaattttatccagactaggcactatcactgaatccattttaatattcctgagacttggcaacacacttggctatttactcgaagttttccataataacgtcaccatgaaccagtcgccaGCTAACTCGCAGATTTCCTACTTCAGCGAACATCCCCAAAACTATGTAGCCACGACACCGGCAAATCAACAGCCCCAGGACGatgcagcggagaccccacgagagagagagggaggcagcatatgctccatcagtttcgacccgcaaaacttagcccaattgtcttctacgaagattgataacgtcgtcgatgcgattaattccgatgagagtccggcggagggagatgagggagtgagggcgtccaacccggtaccggcgtctccgcagatcgctccaagcgTCGCCGAAGGAACGGAGAATGCCGCTACCCAATCGCCATCCGATATCGCCACCCAATCGCCATCCGATATCGCCAGTCAACCGCCATCCgccaccaacctggaaaaacgcaatacaacattagactcttcagtcggtTACATTACCAATCTTATGGCAAATGATTCTACAAACGAACTCAAACTCATGCTCAGTCAAATCTTAGCAAGACAGGACAATGAAGCGAAGGCAAACCGGGAAGCTATGCAGAAAAATAGTGAAACTATCACTGAAAATATTACCAAGACTGTACAAGAAGGTATTAAAACCATGGATGCaaaattttctagcttcagggaggaagtgagaaatataatagatacaaaAATAGATACTCAATCTGCAGTTATCAAAAAGCTAGAAACTCGTCTAGATGATGTcacctgtcaaataaatgaacggttggatgacgtaccaaaggaagttgaaaaacaggTAGACGTATTAGGTGAGGAGAGAGGTACCACTATCATAGAAGCTACAACGGAAAAGGTATTAGAAAATAAATGCGGGATAGAATCGAAGATGGGTGAAAATGTCAATAGAATGGAAATAATAACTAAAGAACAAAGTGACGTGCTGATAGGTATAGCGAACTTAACGGGGGAGGGGGCGAAATCAGGTGAGAGATGCGATGTATTAGAAAATGCCGTAGTCGGACAACAACTAAAGATAACCACATTATATGGCGAAGTGAAGGAGAACATAAAAACTATAGATGATAAATGGACCGCAAGTGAGGAAAGAGTCTCCAGACTAGCGACATCCATGGAAAATATTCCAGCCAGCAGAATACATTATATACCGATTGAACCAGTAAATAGCACTCAACCTTtccaaaatcttggaaaatttgataattcctacCGTCACATGCAACCCAAACCATTTGTGGACCAAATAAGAGCCGTTCAAGAACtgacacccacctcttggttaatGTGGCGTTTCCAATTATCCAGTCTACTActcggcgagccgctgatgtttttccagagccggatgcgagatatcaacagcctggaggacttcatctcccagttcctgcaacagtattggagtaaatgtaaacagatggacgcattgtcagaaattattttatgcacTTACGATAGTAAAAATAGACAATCCTACACTGATTTTATAACAGATTTAATGTATAGAAACTATCAGTTAGACGAATCTCTAGCTGATTCATCACTGGTCCAcatcttatcaaaaaagcttccttacaatgttcgcatgacactggcagtatcttcgatttccagttgTGAAGAACTGATAGAACATTTACATTCTATCCAATCAGCTACTTCTGAaccaaatcatataaataaacaagcaagaaattttaatcagcagaatagtaatttcaaacaaaacagtaataatgaaaatcatataGCAAATGCTAGAGTAAATGCGCAAAGTGCAAAGTACACtgaaaataattacagaaaCAGATTTCAATACCGAAACAGTAAACGGTATCACAAAGGAACATATTATGATAACAGACATCATTGGAATGGAAATAATAAACAGGACGTAAATTTCACGAATCAGGacgaaaataatcaaaataataacagaGCAAATACATCATATACAGTGGCATGCACAATAAAAACAGACCAACAACAACCTACAGTAAATCAACCACCAGAACAAATCCACCACCGCACCAGCCCGCCACCAAATAAAGAAGCCAAACAAGCATCAAATTCGGTATGCAAAAAACAACCTATATTAAGTCTGTTATTCCCCTCCGAGGATCTACCACCAGTAACCAGCCCACCACCGAAAATAATCTACAGCATCAACACAGAAATAATTAAGGAATCACCGATAGTAAAATCTGAAAATGAAATACCGCCTACATGCACCGAACCTGTATACAAGCATGCAATAACCCCACAACCTACCCGATTGGAACAGCCACCGTCCAAACATCGTTGGATTCACCCGCGGCACACTAGGTTCAAGGAGCAAACCGCTACCAAAGCAAGCCGAAAGTGTGACCGGCAGGACGACGTCGGAGCGAACCCTAGAGTCCAACACCGGAAGGCCCACCGGAGAAAACGACAGAGAAGGCCACGGAAGAGAGGTTACCGTCCGCATGCCAAATTCAAACACCACAAAAAAGAGGCACAGGAACCAAGCGACCAGGAAAAGAAGGCAGCATGCAGAGAGGATAACCGACACCAGAATGAGATGAATATTTGGACCGACATGCACCCGAAGCACACACGGTTCAAGCAAGTAGCTTACCGTAGTGATGGCTACCACAGGATAAATAAAAGGAATATGCTCACaaacaatgaaaatttaataatggaTACCGGCCTGGATTATGATGTAAGGAACTATTATAGGAAGCTATTGGAAGATGAAAAGCatgcaataaaattgaaagaaagaaGGAATTGTTTATCGGAGGAAAGAATATCTAGTTGTTGTTTATTAAGAGGTTATGCTATGTCCTTAACAAGTATGTTGATCTATTTTGCAATGATTATTGGTATGACTATGATGTCAGTTAAAGAACATgtggaaaatataataatggatgATAAAACgtgtgaaataaaattgaatggaatagtGAATTGTTCATTGGAAACAGGAGTATATGATTGGTATTTATGGAAAGGTTATGTTGTGAGAAACACGGTAAATACATTGATTTATTtcgtgaatattattattattatggctgtgatagcaattaaagaaaatattattaatgcaATGAGGAATGAGGGCGTATCTTATATTGAAaagattgattcaaaaattttcaaaactaatcTGAAACTCAGAATGATTCAAAATACACCAAATAGATACTCTAGGCTAGCCAGGATAAGAGAGCTGATGGAGAACCAGTCGTCAAAACCGCCGAACAATTCACAGAATCAAAGCCAAATACTTCTAATCTCAAGCCGTATTATCgagacaataagcgataagaaagtaaacaataatatttggattctTGGACCTACCTGACAAGAAATACATACCAGATGAACACCAGGCAACACACTTATTTCgcagacgagtatccacttcgaacaacaacacctgaaaataaagaaataaaaaatttagaaaccattttttaacacctttcttattgatgaaacaagagaataaataacttctaatgttaaaaagccaacttaccttcatgtagcaggaagaaacatcaagatggcgacaagtgacaagccgaagccaacgtaaaccagctgtacactacgaaaaccagaatagtcaatgcctattaaatcatcaaagttgataccccgaataagaagatcaagtgtcatataaatgtgaatgcatgtagagatattatagaaatattatattattattatttatgtataaactattaagaaaatcattaaaattatccgccaaatgatcaaaccgcatagttgccaccaaaagcattaatcccaagtctcaatgtattagaggaataagaagttcgtgttgataaaacctaccaaagattatctttaaaaatatccattacatgaaaacaaagcccaatttctgcaagagaatgaaatgaaaatgtacaagtcactgttctatgttgagggagaaaaatgttatactctgcaagtcggagaattatcagtttgttaggttggcaatgattttgcaccaacattcaaatgtgcttctggcctgagggcagagcgtggattagaaaaaagatttatattatgtatgtagaaggagattggccgatgtaaggcgtatgtatttgaattgaatttatttattgttgtatatgttgttgaattgttaggaggtaagattctcagtagagttattagcagactttgtaacatatatgatttctgatccaaaaccaactggatcataaaatttatattatattctcgaattgtcgttttaaatcagaaatcagagggcgttttgtgtcacgtggtaatttgaaaccaccaaatatttctaaatgagccaataaaatgtaatagaactataaaattggaaagaaggttagacctatctaaagagtaaatcaactcaaatcaagtattattagtgattaggagtaatagcattatcaacaacgataagaaaacatgtattattgtgatttaataattatgagaactcattggtaagatcaaaaaattataaagcggcataattattattggcggattacaaaaataaaaaataaaataaaatgcatgaacattgaggttagagttacttgtttacgttttgaaaagaattagtcgatcttggataaatcgataattatccgaaccaatactgaatgaatcagctgattattcgatcaacccatatgacggttgaatcatataaaattcactcataaaggatatattaagtatactaaaggaagtcgatgtgtagaaatacaaatagctattatttctgtataaatatttattataatctaaaaaagcatgataaatcaagagtataaaaaactcatataaaaactaaatgtattatctattaaaatcgtatgttacgatttatttatgaattcaattaagataaataccccatatatctgtataaaaacttcttttattaattttttctattgtaaagccgaggaagccctgattcccaaggcaaccaattgtattgagtctattaaattgagggccaatcagagagtagcttatagaatattctaggaagaagcaaatttttctgaaaacctctttcttctggcttaagatcccaacccgagaggatgcacatggagtttagggtcttttcttattccttttaaaaattttttaatgaattattaagccaaacccttttttaaatgtaatgtatgtttgttgaatgttaattgtttgtgaactcagtgctgtcaaggagttcgtaattgtaaagattcccataaaaatagctttaattcgaaagaaacttataaaaatctggatcacacgttagcccagcagtgacgaaaaggagcctacctaattaattattggaaataattaattcaatccacgagaacatccagaacttcagtcagtgagtgataagtcaaaccaaatgagctcatttgtctacgttcagtgggg
The sequence above is drawn from the Nilaparvata lugens isolate BPH chromosome 2, ASM1435652v1, whole genome shotgun sequence genome and encodes:
- the LOC120350003 gene encoding uncharacterized protein LOC120350003 → MKSSRLLISRIRLWKNISGSPSSRLDNWKRHINQEVGGGWRLTGDIGWRLGGDIGWRLGSGILRSFGDAWSDLRRRRYRVGRPHSLISLRRTLIGINRIDDVINLRRRQLG